A genomic window from Microbacterium sp. ET2 includes:
- a CDS encoding glutamine synthetase family protein codes for MPGNMTPPELAAAIAAGEVDTVIVGFADAQGRLVGKRVSARLFQEEVLHHGAEACNYLLSVDVDMNTVDGYTMASWETGYGDMMLLPDVATLRRIPWQPGTALVMADLGWEGGEPVSQSPRAILQAQRARLAERGLVGFSGTELEFMVFDESYRSAWAKGYRDLAPSTDYNVDYDILASTRLEPLLRDIRLGMDGAGMYCEGVKGECNLGQQEIAFRFAEVLETADQHTIYKTGAKQIADQHGKAITFMAKFNEREGNSCHIHLSVRSESGEPVMSGDGPHGFSPLMQSWIAGILATLREFTLLYAPTINSYKRFAKGSFAPTGIAWGVDNRTCALRVVGHGSSLRVENRVPGGDVNPYMAISAIIAGGLHGLEHDLPLPDPLRGNAYAAGVDHLPTTLREAARLFEESAIARAAFGDEVVEHYLNQARIEVEAYDAAVTDWERVRGFERL; via the coding sequence ATGCCGGGAAACATGACTCCGCCCGAGTTGGCGGCCGCCATCGCGGCCGGCGAGGTCGATACGGTCATCGTCGGTTTCGCCGATGCCCAGGGTCGCCTGGTCGGCAAGCGGGTGTCGGCGCGCCTCTTCCAGGAGGAAGTGCTGCACCACGGGGCCGAGGCCTGCAACTACCTCCTGTCGGTCGACGTCGACATGAACACCGTCGACGGCTACACCATGGCCAGCTGGGAGACCGGGTACGGCGACATGATGCTGCTGCCCGACGTCGCGACCTTGCGCCGCATCCCCTGGCAGCCGGGAACCGCGCTGGTCATGGCCGACCTCGGGTGGGAGGGCGGCGAGCCGGTCTCGCAGTCCCCTCGCGCCATCCTGCAGGCACAGCGCGCCCGCCTCGCCGAGCGCGGACTCGTCGGGTTCAGCGGTACCGAGCTGGAGTTCATGGTCTTCGATGAGAGCTATCGCTCCGCGTGGGCCAAGGGGTATCGCGATCTCGCACCCTCCACCGATTACAACGTCGACTACGACATCCTCGCCTCCACCCGACTGGAGCCGCTGCTGCGTGACATCCGTCTGGGAATGGACGGGGCGGGCATGTACTGCGAGGGCGTCAAGGGCGAATGCAACCTCGGGCAGCAGGAGATCGCGTTCCGCTTCGCCGAGGTGCTCGAGACCGCCGACCAGCACACGATCTACAAGACGGGCGCCAAGCAGATCGCCGACCAGCACGGCAAGGCGATCACCTTCATGGCCAAGTTCAACGAGCGCGAGGGCAACAGCTGCCACATCCACCTCTCGGTGCGCTCGGAGTCGGGGGAGCCGGTGATGTCCGGTGACGGCCCCCACGGGTTCAGCCCGCTCATGCAGTCGTGGATCGCCGGGATCCTCGCCACGCTTCGCGAGTTCACCCTGCTCTACGCGCCGACGATCAACTCGTACAAGCGCTTCGCCAAGGGCAGCTTCGCGCCGACCGGCATCGCGTGGGGCGTGGACAACCGCACCTGTGCGCTGCGCGTGGTCGGGCACGGTTCGTCGCTGCGCGTGGAGAACCGGGTGCCCGGCGGTGACGTGAACCCCTACATGGCGATCTCCGCGATCATCGCCGGTGGCCTCCACGGGCTCGAGCACGACCTGCCGCTTCCCGACCCGCTCCGCGGGAACGCCTACGCCGCCGGCGTCGACCATCTGCCGACGACCCTCCGCGAGGCGGCGCGGCTCTTCGAGGAGTCGGCGATCGCGCGGGCGGCGTTCGGCGACGAGGTCGTCGAGCACTACCTCAACCAGGCGCGCATCGAGGTCGAGGCCTACGACGCCGCCGTGACCGATTGGGAGCGGGTGCGTGGTTTCGAGCGGCTCTGA
- a CDS encoding 3-oxoacyl-ACP reductase: MDLTQRLADRVAIVTGGASGIGLATARRFAAEGARVVIADVDPAAGERAAAEVDGLFRPVDVADEASVNQLFDSVAGDLGRLDIAFNNAGISPADDDSIEATELPAWDRVQDVNLKSVYLCSRAALRHMVPAGRGSIINTASFVALLGSATSQISYTASKGGVLAMTRELGVQFARQGIRVNALCPGPVNTPLLRDLFAKDPERAQRRLIHVPMGRFAEPEEMAAAVAFLASDDASFITATAFVVDGGITNAYVTPL, encoded by the coding sequence ATGGACCTCACCCAGCGCCTCGCCGACCGGGTCGCCATCGTCACCGGCGGCGCGAGCGGCATCGGCCTCGCCACCGCCCGCCGCTTCGCCGCCGAAGGCGCCCGCGTCGTGATCGCCGACGTCGACCCCGCGGCGGGCGAGCGGGCGGCCGCCGAGGTGGACGGCCTCTTCCGTCCGGTCGACGTCGCCGACGAGGCATCCGTCAATCAGCTCTTCGATTCGGTCGCTGGCGATCTCGGGCGCCTCGACATCGCCTTCAACAACGCCGGCATCTCACCCGCCGACGACGACTCGATCGAGGCGACCGAGCTGCCCGCGTGGGACCGGGTGCAGGACGTGAACCTCAAGAGCGTGTACCTGTGCTCCCGCGCAGCGCTGCGGCACATGGTGCCCGCGGGACGGGGATCGATCATCAACACCGCGTCGTTCGTCGCACTGCTGGGGTCGGCGACCTCGCAGATCTCGTACACCGCGTCCAAGGGCGGGGTGCTCGCGATGACCCGCGAGCTCGGTGTCCAGTTCGCACGGCAGGGCATCCGCGTGAACGCGCTCTGCCCGGGACCGGTCAACACCCCGCTGCTGCGGGACCTCTTCGCCAAAGACCCCGAGCGCGCGCAGCGGCGCCTCATCCACGTGCCGATGGGCCGGTTCGCCGAGCCTGAGGAGATGGCCGCGGCGGTCGCCTTCCTCGCCTCCGACGACGCCTCGTTCATCACGGCCACCGCCTTCGTCGTCGACGGCGGCATCACCAACGCGTACGTGACACCTCTGTAG
- a CDS encoding FadR/GntR family transcriptional regulator encodes MSVEVPLPAVRRAVYRPVRGGNALEDTVARLIQTVRLGVVAPGESLPPERELAGLYGVSRDTVREAIRELADTGYLVRRRGRYGGTFVADPLPQPAAVDVGSAELEDVLGLRRVLEAGAARTAAGRTLDPEARAELWARHEEAALAGTDDYRRLDTLLHLTIAELAAVPSLVALIAENRAQVNVWLDAFPLLPRNIEHSNAQHEAIVTAILAGRADAAEAATLEHLAGSEALLRGFLG; translated from the coding sequence GTGTCCGTCGAGGTGCCCCTTCCCGCCGTACGGCGCGCGGTCTACCGGCCGGTGCGCGGGGGGAACGCCCTCGAAGACACGGTCGCCCGCCTGATTCAGACGGTGCGGCTGGGCGTCGTCGCGCCGGGGGAGTCGCTCCCGCCAGAGCGCGAGCTCGCGGGGCTGTACGGGGTGAGCCGCGACACCGTGCGCGAGGCGATCCGCGAGCTCGCCGACACCGGCTACCTCGTGCGGCGGCGCGGCCGGTACGGCGGCACGTTCGTGGCCGACCCGCTGCCGCAGCCGGCCGCGGTCGACGTGGGTTCAGCCGAGCTCGAAGACGTCCTCGGGCTTCGACGGGTGCTCGAGGCGGGCGCAGCTCGCACCGCCGCCGGGCGTACCCTCGACCCCGAGGCGCGGGCGGAGCTGTGGGCTCGGCACGAGGAGGCGGCGCTCGCCGGCACGGACGACTACCGCCGGCTCGACACGCTGCTGCACCTGACGATCGCCGAGCTCGCCGCGGTACCTTCGCTGGTCGCCCTCATCGCCGAGAACCGGGCGCAGGTCAATGTCTGGCTCGACGCGTTCCCGCTTCTTCCCCGCAACATCGAGCACTCCAACGCCCAGCACGAGGCGATCGTCACCGCGATTCTGGCCGGGCGAGCGGATGCCGCGGAGGCGGCCACTCTCGAACACCTCGCCGGCTCCGAGGCCCTGCTGCGAGGGTTCCTCGGCTGA
- the radA gene encoding DNA repair protein RadA has product MPRRTATTAPYRCTECGWTTARWVGRCGECQQWGTVVEAAEQTGITTQITPVAPGAQRAARPITAVDTRDAPRRTTGVGEFDRVLGGGLVPGAAILLSGEPGVGKSTLLLEVAVHAARSGQRVLYASAEESLAQVRLRAERTGALHDELYLASETDLATILGHIDEVAPDLLIVDSVQTVSSALSDGAAGHPSQVREVASTLIRVAKERALPTILVGHVTKDGTIAGPRILEHLVDVVCQFEGDRQTSLRFVRALKNRFGPTDEVGCFDMTGEGIAEVPDPSALFLGHGDPVPGTCVTIALEGRRAMPVEIQALTIPTASPNARRVVSGVDGARVAMILAVIEKRLNLKVSACDVYVSTVGGVRLLEPAADLAIAVAVVNSMRDRALARGVAAIGELTLAGEVRPVTQAAQRRSEAGRLGYATVVDASSGHLAAALRDLVPHASGRLQDVPDF; this is encoded by the coding sequence ATGCCCCGTCGCACCGCCACCACCGCGCCGTACCGGTGCACGGAGTGCGGGTGGACGACGGCCCGCTGGGTCGGGCGGTGCGGCGAGTGCCAGCAGTGGGGCACGGTCGTCGAAGCCGCGGAGCAGACCGGCATCACGACGCAGATCACGCCGGTCGCTCCGGGTGCGCAGCGCGCAGCGCGACCGATCACCGCGGTCGATACGCGGGATGCTCCGCGGCGGACGACGGGGGTCGGCGAGTTCGATCGCGTGCTCGGCGGGGGCCTCGTGCCCGGCGCCGCCATCCTCCTGTCCGGCGAGCCGGGAGTCGGCAAGTCGACGCTGCTGCTCGAGGTGGCGGTGCACGCGGCGCGCAGCGGCCAGCGCGTGCTGTACGCCAGCGCCGAGGAATCACTCGCTCAGGTGCGCCTCCGCGCGGAGCGCACCGGCGCCCTCCACGACGAGCTGTATCTGGCCAGCGAGACCGACCTGGCCACCATCCTCGGTCACATCGACGAAGTCGCTCCCGACCTGCTGATCGTCGACTCGGTGCAGACCGTGTCGTCCGCGCTGTCCGACGGTGCGGCCGGGCACCCGAGCCAGGTCCGCGAGGTCGCTTCGACTCTCATCCGCGTAGCCAAGGAGCGGGCCCTGCCGACGATCCTCGTCGGACATGTCACGAAAGACGGCACGATCGCGGGCCCCCGCATCCTCGAGCACCTCGTCGACGTCGTCTGCCAGTTCGAGGGCGACCGGCAGACCTCGCTCCGATTCGTCAGGGCCCTGAAGAACCGGTTCGGCCCCACAGACGAGGTCGGATGCTTCGACATGACCGGCGAGGGGATCGCCGAGGTCCCCGACCCCAGCGCCCTGTTCCTCGGCCACGGCGACCCGGTCCCCGGCACGTGCGTCACCATCGCGCTCGAGGGTCGCCGGGCGATGCCGGTGGAGATCCAGGCGCTGACGATCCCCACGGCGTCGCCGAACGCACGCCGCGTCGTGAGCGGCGTGGACGGCGCCCGGGTGGCGATGATCCTTGCGGTCATCGAGAAGCGCCTGAATCTGAAGGTCTCGGCGTGCGACGTCTACGTCTCCACCGTCGGCGGGGTGCGCCTGCTCGAACCCGCAGCAGATCTGGCCATCGCGGTCGCGGTGGTGAACTCGATGCGCGACCGCGCGCTGGCGCGCGGAGTCGCCGCGATCGGCGAACTCACGCTCGCTGGCGAGGTCCGGCCGGTCACGCAAGCCGCGCAGCGGCGCTCCGAGGCGGGCCGCCTCGGCTACGCGACGGTCGTCGACGCGTCATCCGGTCATCTCGCCGCGGCGCTCCGCGACCTCGTGCCCCACGCGTCGGGTCGCCTGCAGGACGTTCCCGACTTCTGA
- a CDS encoding gamma-glutamyl-gamma-aminobutyrate hydrolase family protein, producing MVSSGSDGIGIARTRRPVIGLTTYLEQAAQGVWDVRAAFLPEVYFDAVTASGGIAVLLPPQPAPDDAAPAVLDGLDGLILTGGVDVQPELYGAPRHPLTDPARADRDAWELALFAGAEERRMPVLAICRGMQVVNVTRGGTLHQHLPDVLGTERYRLGGGVFATNPAEVEAGSRLAELVGAGTQHVHSYHHQGIDRLGEGLAVTARTEDGLAYAVEGTGDGYLLGVQWHPEQNLDDRRLFAGLVREAADYRARSRDAQSAQEVSA from the coding sequence GTGGTTTCGAGCGGCTCTGATGGCATCGGCATCGCGCGAACGAGGCGGCCCGTCATCGGCCTCACCACGTATCTCGAGCAGGCAGCACAGGGCGTGTGGGACGTGCGGGCCGCCTTCCTGCCCGAGGTGTACTTCGATGCCGTGACCGCCTCAGGCGGCATCGCGGTGCTCCTGCCGCCGCAGCCCGCGCCCGACGACGCCGCGCCCGCGGTCCTCGACGGGCTCGACGGACTGATCCTCACCGGTGGGGTCGACGTGCAGCCCGAGCTGTACGGCGCGCCGCGACATCCGCTCACTGACCCCGCCCGCGCCGACCGCGACGCGTGGGAGCTGGCGCTGTTCGCGGGCGCGGAAGAGAGACGGATGCCGGTGCTGGCGATCTGTCGGGGGATGCAGGTGGTCAACGTCACACGCGGCGGCACCCTGCATCAGCACCTTCCCGACGTGCTCGGCACGGAGAGGTACCGGCTGGGCGGCGGGGTCTTCGCGACGAACCCCGCCGAGGTCGAGGCGGGTTCGCGCCTCGCCGAGCTCGTCGGGGCCGGCACGCAGCACGTGCACAGCTACCACCACCAGGGCATCGACCGCCTCGGCGAGGGGCTCGCCGTCACCGCACGCACCGAAGACGGACTGGCCTACGCCGTGGAGGGCACCGGCGACGGCTACCTGCTCGGCGTGCAGTGGCATCCCGAACAGAACCTCGATGACCGCCGATTGTTCGCCGGGCTCGTGCGCGAGGCCGCCGACTACCGCGCCCGCTCGCGTGATGCGCAGTCAGCTCAGGAGGTGTCGGCATGA
- a CDS encoding amino acid permease, producing the protein MSQSRSESQKVAGATYTRAGQEYFEKRGLKRAAGIWGLWGLAVAAVISGDFSGWNFGIDFAGFGGMLIAFAVLVLMYYGLIFSIGEMAAAMPHTGGAYSFARSAMGPWGGLVTGLAETIEYVATTAVIVYFSASYADAITSELLGLSLPPWVWWLVLYVVFIALNSAGAAISFRFAIVVSVISIGIILVFSLMAVFSGAFQWANLWDIAPDPGQSAFLPHGVLPILFALPFAMWFFLGIEELPLAAEESHNPVRDIPKAGFWARGTLIVTGLLVLFLNTGVIGAEATGVAGEPLLDGFRAIVGDEAAAVLALLALVGLLASLQGIMFAYGRNMYSLSRAGYYPRFLSLTGKRKTPWVALTVGAAIGFVALAILDTLAAVNEGAGAVAGAIVLNIAVWGAVLAYFLQMVSFVLLRRKFPNVTRPYRSPWGVPGAVLAAVIAAIVFVGFLLNPTFLPAIIAIVIVYVVILLGFGLFFRHRLVLSPEEEYALSGGRHGDPQAEGYDAMESQVFGKDA; encoded by the coding sequence ATGTCACAGTCGAGAAGCGAGTCGCAGAAGGTCGCTGGCGCGACCTATACCCGAGCCGGTCAGGAGTACTTCGAGAAGCGCGGACTCAAACGCGCCGCGGGAATCTGGGGCCTGTGGGGTCTCGCCGTCGCCGCGGTGATCTCGGGGGACTTCTCGGGGTGGAACTTCGGCATCGACTTCGCCGGCTTCGGCGGCATGCTGATCGCGTTCGCCGTACTGGTGCTCATGTACTACGGACTGATCTTCTCCATCGGCGAGATGGCGGCGGCGATGCCGCACACCGGCGGCGCGTACTCGTTCGCCCGCTCGGCGATGGGCCCCTGGGGAGGGCTCGTCACCGGCCTCGCGGAGACGATCGAGTACGTCGCCACCACCGCCGTCATCGTCTATTTCTCGGCGTCCTACGCCGACGCGATCACGAGCGAGCTGCTGGGGCTCTCGTTGCCGCCCTGGGTGTGGTGGCTCGTGCTGTACGTGGTGTTCATCGCCCTGAACTCCGCGGGAGCGGCGATCTCGTTCCGCTTCGCGATCGTCGTCTCCGTCATCTCGATCGGCATCATCCTCGTCTTCTCGCTCATGGCGGTCTTCTCGGGCGCGTTCCAGTGGGCGAACCTCTGGGACATCGCCCCCGACCCGGGCCAGTCCGCGTTCCTGCCCCACGGCGTACTGCCGATCCTGTTCGCCCTGCCGTTCGCGATGTGGTTCTTCCTCGGCATCGAGGAGCTGCCGCTGGCGGCGGAGGAGTCGCACAACCCGGTGCGCGACATCCCGAAGGCGGGCTTCTGGGCTCGCGGCACCCTCATCGTCACCGGGCTGCTCGTCCTCTTCCTCAACACCGGCGTCATCGGCGCGGAGGCGACGGGTGTCGCCGGTGAACCGCTCCTCGACGGCTTCCGCGCCATCGTGGGCGATGAGGCGGCGGCGGTCCTCGCCCTCCTCGCCCTCGTCGGTCTCCTCGCGTCGCTGCAGGGGATCATGTTCGCCTACGGGCGCAACATGTACTCCCTCTCCCGCGCCGGGTACTACCCGCGCTTCCTCTCCCTGACCGGCAAGCGCAAGACCCCGTGGGTGGCGCTGACCGTCGGCGCGGCGATCGGCTTCGTGGCGCTGGCGATTCTCGACACCCTTGCCGCGGTGAACGAGGGCGCCGGCGCGGTCGCCGGCGCGATCGTGCTGAACATCGCGGTGTGGGGTGCGGTGCTGGCCTACTTCCTGCAGATGGTGTCGTTCGTGCTGCTGCGGCGGAAGTTCCCGAACGTCACCCGCCCCTACAGGAGCCCGTGGGGCGTGCCGGGCGCGGTCCTGGCAGCGGTGATCGCGGCGATCGTCTTCGTCGGGTTCCTCCTGAACCCCACCTTCCTTCCGGCGATCATCGCGATCGTGATCGTGTACGTCGTCATCCTGCTCGGATTCGGCCTGTTCTTCCGTCACCGTCTCGTGCTTTCGCCCGAGGAGGAATACGCTTTGTCCGGGGGGCGCCACGGCGACCCTCAGGCAGAGGGATACGACGCCATGGAGTCTCAGGTCTTCGGCAAGGACGCCTGA
- a CDS encoding dehydrogenase, with translation MAAKKRARQAPDLEFRNTALSDALQTQDIAAVAFALRHGPTVVPLLRAGARDDPRDAGEVWTYRDPESGDLALLLFSDAAHKPESLPPTVALQSPAWLRAFLGRHREAVKTVFFDIAGPHPMQASPDDLIAALDA, from the coding sequence ATGGCGGCGAAGAAGCGCGCTCGACAAGCGCCCGACCTGGAGTTCCGCAACACCGCGCTCAGCGACGCTCTCCAGACGCAGGACATCGCCGCGGTGGCGTTCGCCCTTCGGCACGGACCCACCGTCGTCCCGCTGTTGCGCGCCGGCGCGCGGGATGACCCTCGTGACGCGGGCGAGGTGTGGACCTACCGCGACCCCGAATCGGGTGACCTCGCCCTCCTGCTGTTCAGCGATGCCGCTCACAAGCCCGAGAGCCTGCCGCCCACGGTGGCGCTGCAGTCGCCGGCCTGGCTGCGGGCCTTCCTCGGACGCCACCGCGAAGCGGTCAAGACAGTGTTCTTCGACATAGCCGGTCCGCACCCGATGCAGGCGTCACCCGACGATCTCATCGCCGCGCTCGACGCCTGA
- a CDS encoding L-lactate dehydrogenase: MAVIENSKVTIVGAGSVGASTAYAALIRGSARHVALYDIATAKVDAEVLDLAHGTQFTGRSDITGGSDIGVAEGSHVVVITAGAKQDPGQTRIDLAGVNAGILQRMLPELLDVAPNAIYVIVTNPCDVLTVRAQQETGLPPERIFASGTVLDTSRLRWKLAQRAGVSTSSVHAYIVGEHGDTEFPLWSRATIGTVPIREWQAAGHPPMTQTELDEIAVDVRDAAYKVIQGKGATNHAIGLSSARIIEAILGDEHAVMPVSTVLRDFHGVDGVALSVPSIVSASGATPVRETGFSDHELELFQRSAEAIHDVARSLP, translated from the coding sequence ATGGCGGTCATCGAGAACTCCAAGGTCACCATCGTCGGCGCCGGAAGCGTGGGCGCGAGCACCGCGTACGCCGCGCTGATCCGCGGCTCAGCCCGCCACGTCGCCCTCTACGACATCGCCACGGCGAAGGTCGACGCCGAAGTGCTCGACCTCGCCCACGGCACCCAGTTCACCGGTCGGAGCGACATCACCGGCGGCAGCGACATCGGCGTCGCCGAGGGGTCGCACGTCGTCGTCATCACCGCCGGCGCGAAACAGGACCCCGGGCAGACGCGGATCGACCTGGCGGGAGTCAACGCCGGCATCCTCCAACGCATGCTGCCCGAGCTCCTCGACGTCGCCCCAAACGCGATCTACGTCATCGTGACGAACCCCTGTGACGTGCTGACGGTCCGCGCGCAGCAGGAGACCGGACTCCCTCCCGAGCGCATCTTCGCCTCGGGCACCGTGCTCGACACCTCGCGCCTGCGATGGAAGCTCGCGCAGCGCGCCGGGGTCTCGACCTCGAGCGTGCACGCCTACATCGTCGGCGAGCACGGCGACACCGAGTTCCCGCTGTGGTCTCGGGCGACGATCGGCACCGTGCCGATCCGCGAGTGGCAGGCCGCGGGCCATCCGCCGATGACGCAGACCGAACTCGACGAGATCGCCGTGGATGTGCGGGATGCCGCGTACAAGGTCATCCAGGGGAAGGGCGCGACGAACCACGCCATCGGCCTCTCCAGTGCCCGCATCATCGAGGCGATCCTCGGCGATGAGCACGCGGTGATGCCGGTCTCGACCGTGCTGCGCGACTTCCACGGCGTCGACGGCGTTGCCCTCTCGGTGCCGTCGATCGTCAGCGCGTCGGGTGCGACCCCGGTGCGTGAGACCGGCTTCTCCGATCACGAGCTCGAGCTGTTCCAGCGTTCGGCCGAGGCGATCCACGACGTCGCGCGGTCGCTCCCCTGA
- a CDS encoding aldehyde dehydrogenase family protein produces MSDTITLVNPATGRAFREIPRAGLAEVDAAIAGAVAAQRTWAALAPGARADALRGFARVVEAHVDELAALEVENSGHPIGSARWEASHVAQVLNYYAGAPERLIGQQIPVAGGLDVTFHEPYGVIGIIVPWNFPMTIASWGFAPALAAGNAVVLKPAELTPLTAIRLGELALEAGLPEGLFQVVTGSGSVVGQRFVSHPDVRKVVFTGSTEVGTDVAAGCARMLKPVTLELGGKSANIVFADADLERAAASAPGSVFDNAGQDCCARSRLLVERSVYDRFLELLEPAVQAWRVGDPGSADTDMGPLISAAHRDTVAGFLDGADVAFCGAAPAGEGFWFAPTVVLASPGDRIAQEEVFGPVVAVLPFDDEADAIRLANDTIYGLAGSLWTENLGRAVRVARGVKSGVLSVNSHSSVRYATPFGGMKASGLGRELGPDAAEHFTETKNVFFATD; encoded by the coding sequence ATGAGCGACACGATCACCCTGGTCAACCCCGCCACCGGACGGGCGTTCCGCGAGATCCCGCGCGCAGGGCTCGCCGAGGTCGACGCCGCCATCGCGGGCGCCGTCGCGGCGCAGCGGACCTGGGCCGCGCTGGCCCCGGGCGCCCGCGCCGACGCGCTCCGCGGCTTCGCGCGCGTGGTCGAGGCGCACGTCGACGAGCTCGCCGCCCTCGAGGTGGAGAACTCCGGCCACCCGATCGGGTCGGCGAGGTGGGAGGCCTCGCACGTCGCCCAGGTGCTGAACTACTACGCGGGCGCCCCGGAGCGCCTGATCGGCCAGCAAATCCCCGTTGCCGGGGGCCTGGACGTGACGTTCCACGAGCCGTACGGCGTCATCGGCATCATTGTGCCGTGGAACTTCCCGATGACGATCGCCTCGTGGGGGTTCGCGCCGGCGCTCGCCGCCGGCAACGCCGTGGTGCTGAAGCCGGCCGAGCTGACGCCGCTCACCGCCATCCGTCTCGGCGAACTCGCCCTCGAGGCGGGGCTCCCCGAAGGGCTCTTCCAGGTCGTCACCGGGTCGGGTTCGGTCGTCGGGCAACGGTTCGTCAGCCATCCCGATGTGCGCAAGGTCGTCTTCACCGGCTCCACCGAGGTGGGGACGGATGTCGCGGCGGGCTGTGCCCGCATGCTGAAGCCGGTGACGCTGGAGCTGGGCGGCAAATCGGCCAACATCGTCTTCGCCGACGCCGACCTCGAACGCGCCGCCGCGAGTGCGCCCGGATCGGTGTTCGACAACGCCGGGCAGGACTGCTGCGCCCGCAGCCGCCTCCTCGTCGAACGCTCGGTCTACGACCGCTTCCTCGAGCTGCTCGAACCCGCCGTGCAGGCCTGGCGTGTGGGCGACCCCGGATCGGCCGACACCGACATGGGGCCGCTCATCTCCGCCGCGCACCGCGACACCGTCGCTGGCTTCCTCGACGGCGCCGACGTCGCTTTCTGTGGCGCAGCGCCGGCCGGCGAGGGGTTCTGGTTCGCGCCCACGGTTGTGCTCGCATCCCCCGGCGACCGCATCGCCCAGGAGGAGGTCTTCGGCCCGGTCGTCGCGGTGCTGCCCTTCGACGACGAGGCCGACGCGATCCGCCTCGCCAACGACACGATCTACGGCCTCGCCGGGTCGCTGTGGACCGAGAACCTCGGCCGCGCCGTGCGCGTCGCGCGTGGCGTCAAGAGCGGCGTGCTGTCGGTGAACTCCCACTCCTCGGTGCGGTACGCGACGCCCTTCGGGGGGATGAAGGCCTCGGGTCTCGGGCGAGAGCTCGGACCCGACGCCGCCGAGCATTTCACCGAGACCAAGAACGTCTTCTTCGCCACCGACTGA